From Curtobacterium sp. SGAir0471, the proteins below share one genomic window:
- the ligA gene encoding NAD-dependent DNA ligase LigA — protein MSDTTPDSADSTFETLAPADLDAAQAQREVDRLRVRVNELRDQYYEGNGSTVSDGEYDAMVRRLDAIEQRFPDLLTPDSPTQTVGGQAQTVQFAPVEHAERMLSLDNVFSPEELTEWADKVQRDAGSERVRFLTELKIDGLAINLRYEHGRLVSAATRGDGVVGEDVTGNVRTMGTIPDRLSGEGHPAIVEVRGEIFFPVAQFDELNARQREAGERVFANPRNAAAGSLRQKEEGKSEAKRALMVDRLRRLRMLVHGIGAWPVRELERDTEVHSQSEVYELLQTWGLPTSSHYRVFDTVDEVLGFVRSTGERRASVEHQIDGVVVKVDDLALHEELGSTSRAPRWAIAYKYPPEEVHTKLLDIVVSVGRTGRATPFAVMQPAEVAGSVVRQATLHNQDVVKAKGVLICDTVVLRKAGDVIPEVLGPVVELRDGSEREFVMPAACPECGTPLAPAKEGDKDLRCPNARSCPAQVRGRVEHIASRGSLDIEGLGEVAAAALTQPLHPEQPPLVTEAGLFDLTMEDIVPIEVIVRDAETGMEKSDDDGTPKRVTPFSRARKKTDPPFDPDARGAEYTGEPSRYPSKNAFEMLANIEAAKTKPLWRIMVGLSIRHVGPVAARALANHFGSLDRIRNASREELAAVDGVGGIIADALLDWFAVDWHREIIDRWTAAGVQFTTPDHPGPGAAVEGGVLSGVTVVATGSLEGYTREGAQEAIIAAGGKAASSVSKKTDFVAAGPGAGSKLTKAEQLGLRIIDAEQFRLLVTEGPGALGTDQADEAEPSDAD, from the coding sequence ATGAGCGACACGACTCCCGACTCGGCCGACTCGACGTTCGAGACGCTGGCCCCGGCCGACCTCGACGCCGCGCAGGCCCAGCGGGAGGTCGACCGTCTGCGGGTCCGTGTCAACGAGCTGCGCGACCAGTACTACGAGGGCAACGGCTCGACGGTGTCGGACGGCGAGTACGACGCGATGGTGCGTCGCCTCGACGCGATCGAGCAGCGCTTCCCGGACCTGCTCACCCCGGACAGCCCGACGCAGACCGTCGGCGGCCAGGCCCAGACCGTGCAGTTCGCGCCGGTCGAGCACGCCGAGCGGATGCTCAGCCTCGACAACGTCTTCAGCCCCGAGGAACTGACCGAGTGGGCCGACAAGGTCCAGCGCGACGCCGGTTCCGAACGGGTCCGCTTCCTGACCGAGCTGAAGATCGACGGGCTCGCGATCAACCTCCGGTACGAGCACGGACGGCTCGTGTCAGCGGCGACCCGCGGTGACGGCGTCGTGGGCGAGGACGTCACCGGCAACGTGCGCACGATGGGGACCATCCCGGACCGGCTCTCCGGCGAGGGGCACCCCGCGATCGTCGAGGTCCGCGGGGAGATCTTCTTCCCGGTCGCGCAGTTCGACGAGCTGAACGCCCGGCAGCGCGAGGCGGGGGAGCGGGTGTTCGCGAACCCGCGGAACGCCGCCGCCGGGTCGCTGCGCCAGAAGGAGGAGGGCAAGTCCGAGGCGAAGCGCGCGCTCATGGTCGACCGCCTGCGACGCCTCCGCATGCTCGTGCACGGCATCGGCGCCTGGCCGGTCCGCGAGCTCGAGCGCGACACCGAGGTGCACTCCCAGTCCGAGGTCTACGAGCTGCTGCAGACGTGGGGCCTGCCGACGAGTTCGCACTACCGGGTCTTCGACACCGTGGACGAGGTGCTCGGCTTCGTCCGGTCCACGGGTGAGCGTCGCGCGTCGGTCGAGCACCAGATCGACGGCGTCGTGGTGAAGGTCGACGACCTGGCCCTGCACGAGGAGCTCGGGTCGACCTCGCGGGCACCGCGCTGGGCGATCGCGTACAAGTACCCGCCGGAAGAGGTCCACACGAAGCTCCTCGACATCGTCGTGAGCGTCGGCCGGACCGGTCGCGCGACGCCGTTCGCCGTGATGCAGCCGGCCGAGGTGGCTGGCTCCGTCGTGCGCCAGGCCACCCTGCACAACCAGGACGTCGTCAAGGCGAAGGGCGTCCTGATCTGCGACACCGTGGTGCTCCGGAAGGCCGGCGACGTCATCCCCGAGGTGCTCGGTCCGGTCGTCGAGCTGCGCGACGGCTCCGAGCGCGAGTTCGTGATGCCCGCCGCGTGCCCGGAGTGCGGCACGCCCCTCGCCCCGGCGAAGGAGGGCGACAAGGACCTCCGCTGCCCGAACGCCCGGAGCTGCCCCGCGCAGGTCCGCGGCCGGGTCGAGCACATCGCCTCGCGCGGCTCGCTCGACATCGAGGGCCTGGGCGAGGTCGCCGCCGCGGCGCTCACCCAGCCGCTGCACCCGGAGCAGCCTCCACTCGTCACCGAGGCCGGCCTGTTCGACCTGACGATGGAGGACATCGTCCCGATCGAGGTGATCGTGCGGGACGCCGAGACCGGCATGGAGAAGTCCGACGACGACGGCACACCGAAGCGCGTCACGCCGTTCAGCCGCGCTCGCAAGAAGACCGACCCGCCGTTCGACCCCGACGCGCGCGGCGCCGAGTACACCGGGGAGCCGAGCCGCTACCCCTCGAAGAACGCGTTCGAGATGCTCGCGAACATCGAGGCCGCGAAGACGAAGCCCCTCTGGCGCATCATGGTCGGGCTGAGCATCCGACACGTCGGGCCGGTGGCCGCCCGGGCGCTCGCGAACCACTTCGGGTCGCTCGACCGGATCCGGAACGCCTCGCGCGAGGAGCTCGCGGCCGTCGACGGCGTGGGCGGGATCATCGCCGACGCACTGCTCGACTGGTTCGCCGTCGACTGGCACCGCGAGATCATCGACCGCTGGACCGCGGCCGGCGTGCAGTTCACCACACCGGACCACCCGGGTCCCGGTGCCGCCGTCGAAGGGGGCGTCCTCAGCGGGGTCACGGTCGTGGCCACCGGCTCGCTCGAGGGCTACACCCGCGAGGGCGCGCAGGAGGCGATCATCGCCGCCGGCGGCAAGGCCGCCTCGAGCGTCAGCAAGAAGACGGACTTCGTCGCAGCGGGGCCCGGTGCGGGGTCGAAGCTCACCAAGGCCGAGCAGCTCGGGCTGCGGATCATCGACGCCGAGCAGTTCCGTCTGCTCGTGACCGAGGGCCCCGGTGCACTCGGGACGGACCAGGCCGACGAGGCGGAGCCGTCGGACGCGGACTGA
- a CDS encoding alpha/beta hydrolase yields the protein MLLIAAALLLTASMHSMGVVEAPAVPGPEPQGARTVSQVVLREVPSAPVGAHAVDVDALAAARGTAFLDALGTAGPDDLVRADSDEQVLATAQDRPPTAVSVARWWGALGAAAQERLVAFAPAVVGNLDGVPYDVRDRANRSTLDDELADDAGRTTARTALLEQVRDALRQELGEGPRHLVVLDTRDTGRAAIAVGDLTSARDVTVVVPGMFFTVTGQMHDFTDTASDLYDEQTAVSALAATRTGRVAEDASTEGTAVLAWMGYRTPDMSNILSLGLARTGADRLERLVDGLDAVRGADRPRLNVVAHSYGSTTALMALASGRVQADSLTVFGSPGSDVRSAADLAVRTGQVYVGDAHSDPIAGSGYFGTDPGSAGFGSTLLDLSADTVATDAGVFRRPVGHNDYLKPGTASLHDVALIGIGRGDLVRHQARRGQGGGGSAQSMPDMYLLRPQDLHPRD from the coding sequence TTGCTGCTCATCGCCGCGGCCCTGCTACTCACCGCCTCGATGCACTCGATGGGAGTGGTCGAGGCCCCCGCCGTGCCCGGTCCGGAACCGCAGGGCGCGCGCACGGTCTCGCAGGTCGTCCTGCGCGAGGTCCCGTCGGCTCCGGTCGGTGCCCACGCCGTGGACGTCGACGCGCTGGCAGCGGCGCGGGGTACGGCGTTCCTCGACGCGCTCGGCACGGCCGGCCCGGACGACCTGGTGCGTGCCGACTCGGACGAGCAGGTGCTCGCGACCGCCCAGGACCGACCACCGACGGCCGTCTCGGTCGCACGGTGGTGGGGAGCGCTGGGCGCTGCGGCCCAGGAGCGTCTGGTCGCGTTCGCCCCGGCGGTCGTGGGCAACCTGGACGGGGTGCCGTACGACGTCCGTGACCGGGCCAACCGGAGCACCCTCGACGACGAGCTGGCCGACGACGCGGGTCGGACCACCGCCCGCACCGCGCTGCTCGAGCAGGTCCGGGACGCCCTGCGCCAGGAGCTCGGCGAGGGCCCGCGGCACCTGGTCGTCCTGGACACCCGCGACACCGGGCGAGCGGCCATCGCCGTCGGGGACCTGACGAGCGCCCGGGACGTCACGGTCGTCGTCCCGGGGATGTTCTTCACGGTGACCGGGCAGATGCACGACTTCACGGACACCGCGAGCGACCTGTACGACGAGCAGACGGCGGTGTCGGCGCTCGCCGCGACCCGGACCGGTCGGGTCGCAGAGGACGCCTCGACGGAGGGCACGGCGGTGCTCGCGTGGATGGGCTACCGCACACCGGACATGTCCAACATCCTGTCGCTCGGACTCGCGCGCACCGGGGCGGACCGGCTCGAACGCCTCGTCGACGGCCTCGATGCCGTCCGCGGTGCCGACCGACCCCGGTTGAACGTCGTCGCGCACTCCTACGGGTCGACGACGGCGCTGATGGCCCTGGCGTCCGGGCGGGTGCAGGCGGACTCGCTCACGGTCTTCGGCTCACCGGGCAGCGACGTGCGGTCGGCCGCGGACCTCGCGGTCCGGACCGGTCAGGTCTACGTCGGCGACGCACACAGCGACCCGATCGCCGGCTCCGGGTACTTCGGCACCGACCCGGGATCCGCGGGGTTCGGGTCGACGCTCCTCGACCTGTCGGCGGACACCGTCGCGACGGACGCGGGCGTGTTCCGTCGACCCGTCGGCCACAACGACTACCTGAAGCCCGGGACGGCCTCGCTGCACGACGTCGCCCTCATCGGCATCGGACGCGGGGACCTCGTCCGGCACCAGGCTCGTCGCGGCCAGGGTGGCGGCGGCAGCGCGCAGTCCATGCCCGACATGTACCTCCTGCGTCCCCAGGACCTGCACCCCCGCGACTGA
- a CDS encoding transglycosylase domain-containing protein: MRAMRWTGALTTFVAMSGLAGLLVAVAVTPAVAVAGEGASGAVSFFEDLPSYLDIQTPQQVSSVYATKDGQQVKIASFYAENRTDVASNAMADSLKRAAIDTEDPRFEDEGGIDVLGTVRGVAATVVGGDVQGGSSITQQYVKNVLVQQCEQLTGSDAAATKAKIAACYQDAAGVTPQRKLQEMRYAIAVDKKYTKDQVLTGYLNLVGLGGRVYGAEAGAEYYFGVHAKDLSLPQSATLVAILNNPANLRIDEPDDKDNGAANGYAATKARRDYVLQRMYVHHDISKAQLDQAKATPITPHVTDTANGCSAAASAYDAGYFCDYVRDQVLQDPAFGKTAAERIETLDTKGLEIHTSLDLDLQAQAQSALSSYVPTTMAGVDLGGTNVTVEPGTGRVLSMVQNTTYTQSDNAGPGATAIDYNADTAYGNSGGFQTGSTYKVFTLAEWLASGHTLSESVPTGEHLFQQSEFTNSCEALGGSPWPVSNAEAVPASMSVQAATSESINTAFGAMAKQLDLCKIKDLAQAMGIHQADGSAPASNPASVLGTNPLSPIDLAEAYAGFANGGVVCTPTVIDSVREADGTTITPSPSSCTRGVSAEVAGTVDYALQGVLTGSGTAASANPGDATPKFAKTGTTDADTQNWLVTSSTKYTNATWIGNVTGLVGLANVSFPHGTTGYSAKFGVGRSMMSWLDQRYGGGTLPEPDPAMIGSAPRSTGGTASGAATGGDPSAPGTSAQGQPAQGQPAQGQPAQGQAAQGSSGTGTTAGTPAQGGAAGSGSQPGTGTGGTSTGTGGAQGTSAGGTTQQPPAHG, from the coding sequence ATGCGTGCGATGCGGTGGACCGGTGCCCTCACGACCTTCGTCGCCATGTCCGGCCTCGCGGGCCTGCTGGTGGCGGTCGCGGTGACCCCGGCGGTCGCCGTCGCGGGCGAGGGCGCCTCCGGCGCGGTGTCGTTCTTCGAGGACCTGCCGAGCTACCTCGACATCCAGACCCCGCAGCAGGTGTCGTCGGTCTACGCCACGAAGGACGGGCAGCAGGTCAAGATCGCCTCGTTCTACGCGGAGAACCGCACCGACGTCGCGTCGAACGCGATGGCCGACTCGCTCAAGCGCGCCGCTATCGACACCGAGGACCCGCGGTTCGAGGACGAGGGCGGCATCGACGTCCTCGGGACCGTCCGCGGCGTCGCGGCGACCGTCGTCGGCGGCGACGTGCAGGGCGGGTCGAGCATCACGCAGCAGTACGTGAAGAACGTCCTCGTGCAGCAGTGCGAACAGCTCACCGGTTCGGACGCTGCGGCCACCAAGGCGAAGATCGCGGCGTGCTACCAGGACGCCGCGGGGGTGACGCCGCAGCGCAAGCTGCAGGAGATGCGCTACGCCATCGCGGTGGACAAGAAGTACACGAAGGACCAGGTCCTCACCGGCTACCTGAACCTCGTCGGGCTCGGTGGCCGCGTCTACGGCGCCGAGGCGGGTGCCGAGTACTACTTCGGCGTGCACGCGAAGGACCTGTCGCTCCCACAGTCCGCGACGCTCGTCGCGATCCTCAACAACCCCGCCAACCTGCGCATCGACGAGCCGGACGACAAGGACAACGGCGCCGCGAACGGCTACGCCGCCACGAAGGCCCGGCGGGACTACGTCCTGCAGCGCATGTACGTCCACCACGACATCTCGAAGGCGCAGCTCGACCAGGCGAAGGCCACCCCGATCACGCCGCACGTCACCGACACTGCGAACGGGTGCTCGGCGGCGGCGAGTGCGTACGACGCCGGGTACTTCTGTGACTACGTCCGCGACCAGGTGCTGCAGGACCCGGCCTTCGGCAAGACCGCGGCGGAGCGCATCGAGACCCTCGACACGAAGGGCCTCGAGATCCACACGTCGCTCGACCTCGACCTGCAGGCCCAGGCCCAGTCGGCGCTCTCGTCGTACGTCCCGACGACGATGGCCGGTGTCGACCTGGGCGGCACGAACGTCACCGTGGAGCCGGGGACGGGTCGGGTGCTCTCCATGGTGCAGAACACCACGTACACGCAGAGCGACAACGCGGGCCCCGGCGCGACCGCCATCGACTACAACGCCGACACCGCGTACGGCAACTCCGGTGGGTTCCAGACCGGCTCCACCTACAAGGTCTTCACCCTGGCGGAGTGGCTCGCCTCCGGACACACCCTGTCCGAGTCGGTGCCGACGGGGGAGCACCTGTTCCAGCAGTCCGAGTTCACGAACTCGTGCGAGGCGCTCGGCGGGTCCCCGTGGCCGGTCTCGAACGCCGAGGCCGTCCCGGCGAGCATGAGCGTCCAGGCGGCGACCTCGGAGTCGATCAACACCGCGTTCGGGGCGATGGCGAAGCAGCTCGACCTCTGCAAGATCAAGGACCTCGCGCAGGCGATGGGCATCCACCAGGCGGACGGCTCCGCTCCGGCGTCGAACCCGGCGTCCGTGCTCGGCACCAACCCGCTCTCGCCGATCGACCTGGCCGAGGCGTACGCCGGCTTCGCGAACGGCGGCGTCGTGTGCACGCCGACCGTGATCGACTCGGTGCGCGAGGCCGACGGCACCACGATCACACCCAGCCCGTCGAGCTGCACCCGTGGTGTCTCCGCCGAGGTCGCCGGGACGGTCGACTACGCGCTGCAGGGCGTGCTGACCGGCAGCGGCACCGCGGCGTCGGCGAACCCGGGTGACGCCACCCCGAAGTTCGCCAAGACCGGCACGACCGACGCCGACACGCAGAACTGGCTCGTCACGTCGAGCACGAAGTACACGAACGCGACGTGGATCGGCAACGTCACCGGACTGGTCGGCCTGGCGAACGTCTCGTTCCCGCACGGCACGACCGGGTACAGCGCGAAGTTCGGCGTCGGCCGCTCGATGATGTCCTGGCTCGACCAGCGGTACGGCGGAGGGACGCTGCCCGAGCCGGACCCGGCGATGATCGGTTCCGCACCGCGGTCCACCGGAGGAACGGCGTCGGGTGCGGCGACCGGCGGGGACCCGTCGGCGCCGGGGACGAGTGCTCAGGGGCAGCCGGCCCAGGGTCAGCCGGCCCAGGGACAGCCGGCCCAGGGACAGGCAGCTCAGGGGTCCTCGGGTACGGGCACGACGGCGGGCACGCCCGCTCAGGGCGGCGCCGCCGGATCCGGGTCGCAACCGGGCACGGGCACCGGCGGGACGTCGACCGGGACGGGTGGTGCCCAGGGGACGTCGGCGGGCGGCACGACCCAGCAGCCGCCGGCGCACGGCTAG
- the gatC gene encoding Asp-tRNA(Asn)/Glu-tRNA(Gln) amidotransferase subunit GatC codes for MPDITSEQVAHLANLARIALTPDEIEKLTGELSHIVESVAKVAEVATDDVPATSHPVPLGNVTRPDVVGQTLTQEQALSGAPDSDGERFRVTAILGEEQ; via the coding sequence ATGCCTGACATCACGAGCGAGCAGGTCGCCCACCTGGCGAACCTCGCACGTATCGCACTCACGCCCGACGAGATCGAGAAGCTGACCGGGGAGCTGTCGCACATCGTCGAGAGCGTCGCCAAGGTCGCCGAGGTCGCGACCGACGACGTCCCGGCGACGAGCCACCCGGTGCCGCTCGGCAACGTCACCCGACCCGACGTGGTGGGGCAGACGCTGACCCAGGAGCAGGCGCTCTCCGGTGCGCCCGACTCCGACGGCGAACGGTTCCGCGTGACGGCCATCCTGGGAGAAGAGCAGTGA
- the gatA gene encoding Asp-tRNA(Asn)/Glu-tRNA(Gln) amidotransferase subunit GatA, producing MTDDLTRLSAAALADALVARDVSSVEATQAHLDRIAAVDGDVHAFLHVNENALAAAKSIDSRRAAGDDLGALAGVPIAIKDVLCTQDMPTTSGSKILEGWRPPYDATPVAKLRAAGLVPLGKTNMDEFAMGSTTEFSAYGPTRNPWDLDRIPGGSGGGSAAAVAAHEAPFALGSDTGGSIRQPGAVTGTVGVKPTYGGVSRYGAIALASSLDQIGPVSRTVLDAALLHDVIGGHDPKDSTSIPDAWPSMAAAAREGLQADTLRGLKVGIVKELAGGEGFQAGVTQRFQETVAILEQAGAEVVEIDAPSFAYAISAYYLILPAEASSNLAKFDSVRFGLRVTPEGGATVEDVMAATREAGFGPEVKRRIILGTYALSAGYYDAYYGSAQKVRTLVQRDFAAAFDQVDLLISPSAPTTAFPLGERLDDPLSMYLNDLTTIPANLAGVPGMSIPNGLAPEDSLPTGVQLMAPQREDARLYRYGAALERLLEQQWGRPLIDSIPDLDQSQQSAAQEGVI from the coding sequence GTGACCGACGACCTGACCCGCCTCAGCGCGGCCGCCCTCGCCGACGCCCTCGTCGCGCGCGACGTCTCGAGCGTCGAGGCCACCCAGGCCCACCTCGACCGGATCGCAGCGGTCGACGGCGACGTGCACGCGTTCCTGCACGTCAACGAGAACGCCCTGGCGGCGGCGAAGTCGATCGACTCGCGCCGTGCCGCGGGCGACGACCTCGGCGCGCTCGCCGGCGTGCCGATCGCGATCAAGGACGTCCTGTGCACGCAGGACATGCCGACGACCTCGGGGTCGAAGATCCTCGAGGGCTGGCGACCGCCCTACGACGCCACCCCGGTCGCCAAGCTCCGCGCCGCCGGCCTCGTGCCGCTCGGCAAGACGAACATGGACGAGTTCGCGATGGGCTCGACGACCGAGTTCTCGGCCTACGGTCCGACCCGCAACCCGTGGGACCTCGACCGGATCCCCGGCGGGTCCGGCGGTGGTTCGGCCGCCGCGGTCGCCGCGCACGAGGCGCCCTTCGCCCTCGGGTCCGACACCGGTGGCTCGATCCGCCAGCCGGGTGCGGTCACGGGCACGGTCGGGGTGAAGCCGACCTACGGCGGGGTCAGCCGCTACGGTGCGATCGCGCTCGCGTCGTCGCTCGACCAGATCGGACCGGTGTCGCGCACCGTCCTCGACGCCGCGCTCCTGCACGACGTCATCGGTGGGCACGACCCGAAGGACTCGACGTCCATCCCGGACGCCTGGCCGTCGATGGCCGCAGCTGCGCGCGAGGGTCTGCAGGCCGACACGCTCCGAGGGCTCAAGGTCGGCATCGTCAAGGAGCTCGCTGGTGGCGAGGGCTTCCAGGCCGGCGTCACGCAGCGCTTCCAGGAGACGGTGGCGATCCTCGAGCAGGCGGGTGCAGAGGTCGTCGAGATCGACGCGCCGTCGTTCGCGTACGCCATCAGCGCGTACTACCTGATCCTGCCGGCCGAGGCCTCGTCGAACCTCGCGAAGTTCGACTCGGTGCGCTTCGGCCTGCGCGTCACGCCCGAGGGTGGCGCCACGGTCGAGGACGTCATGGCCGCGACGCGCGAGGCCGGGTTCGGCCCCGAGGTGAAGCGTCGCATCATCCTCGGCACCTACGCGCTCAGCGCCGGGTACTACGACGCCTACTACGGGTCCGCGCAGAAGGTCCGCACGCTGGTGCAGCGCGACTTCGCGGCCGCGTTCGACCAGGTCGACCTGCTCATCAGCCCGTCGGCACCCACGACGGCCTTCCCGCTGGGGGAGCGCCTCGACGACCCGCTGTCGATGTACCTCAACGACCTCACGACGATCCCGGCGAACCTCGCCGGCGTCCCCGGCATGAGCATCCCGAACGGCCTCGCGCCCGAGGACTCGCTGCCGACCGGTGTGCAGCTCATGGCCCCGCAGCGCGAGGACGCCCGGCTGTACCGGTACGGCGCCGCGCTCGAGCGCCTGCTCGAGCAGCAGTGGGGTCGCCCGCTCATCGACAGCATCCCGGACCTCGACCAGTCTCAGCAGTCCGCTGCGCAGGAAGGTGTGATCTGA
- the gatB gene encoding Asp-tRNA(Asn)/Glu-tRNA(Gln) amidotransferase subunit GatB, with amino-acid sequence MAQKDALMDFDEALERFEPVLGFEVHVELATKTKMFSDAPNFFGGEPNTNVTPVDLGLPGSLPVVNEQAVRYSIQLGLALGCSIAESSRFARKNYYYPDNPKNYQISQYDEPIAFEGEVEVELADGTIFQVPIERAHMEEDAGKLTHVGGATGRIQGAEYSLVDYNRAGVPLVEIVTKPIFGAKDRAPELGAAYVQVIRDLVRALGVSEARMERGNLRCDANISLRPWGQEELGTRTETKNVNSFRAVERAIRYEIQRQAAILAAGGAITQETRHWHEDTGRTSAGRPKSDADDYRYFPEPDLLPVVPDPAVVEELRASLPEAPVARRRRLKGEWGFSDLEFQDVVNGGLLDEVEATVAAGASSQAARKWWTGEISRVANAQDTTPGDLVSPQHVAETIALVESGDLTDRLARQVLEGVIAGEGSPAQVVEARGLKVVSDDSALTAAVDQALAAQPDVLAKIRDGKVQAAGAVIGAVMKAMQGQADAARVRELVLERAQQS; translated from the coding sequence ATGGCGCAGAAGGACGCGCTGATGGACTTCGACGAGGCGCTCGAGCGCTTCGAGCCGGTGCTCGGCTTCGAGGTCCACGTCGAGCTCGCGACGAAGACCAAGATGTTCTCGGATGCCCCGAACTTCTTCGGCGGCGAGCCCAACACGAACGTGACCCCGGTCGACCTCGGCCTGCCCGGGTCGCTGCCGGTCGTGAACGAGCAGGCCGTGCGGTACTCGATCCAGCTCGGGCTCGCGCTCGGCTGCTCGATCGCCGAGTCCTCGCGGTTCGCCCGGAAGAACTACTACTACCCGGACAACCCGAAGAACTACCAGATCTCGCAGTACGACGAGCCGATCGCGTTCGAGGGCGAGGTCGAGGTCGAACTGGCCGACGGGACCATCTTCCAGGTGCCGATCGAGCGCGCCCACATGGAGGAGGACGCCGGCAAGCTGACGCACGTCGGCGGTGCCACGGGCCGCATCCAGGGCGCCGAGTACTCGCTCGTCGACTACAACCGCGCCGGTGTCCCGCTGGTCGAGATCGTCACGAAGCCGATCTTCGGCGCGAAGGACCGCGCCCCGGAGCTCGGTGCCGCGTACGTCCAGGTCATCCGCGACCTCGTCCGCGCGCTCGGCGTCTCCGAGGCCCGCATGGAACGCGGCAACCTGCGCTGCGACGCGAACATCTCGCTGCGCCCCTGGGGGCAGGAGGAGCTCGGTACCCGCACCGAGACGAAGAACGTCAACTCGTTCCGCGCCGTCGAGCGCGCCATCCGCTACGAGATCCAGCGCCAGGCCGCGATCCTCGCCGCGGGTGGCGCGATCACGCAGGAGACGCGCCACTGGCACGAGGACACCGGCCGCACCTCGGCCGGCCGCCCGAAGTCGGACGCGGACGACTACCGGTACTTCCCGGAGCCCGACCTGCTGCCGGTCGTGCCGGACCCGGCCGTGGTCGAGGAGCTCCGGGCATCCCTGCCCGAGGCACCCGTCGCACGTCGCCGTCGACTGAAGGGCGAGTGGGGCTTCAGCGACCTCGAGTTCCAGGACGTCGTCAACGGCGGGCTGCTCGACGAGGTCGAGGCGACCGTGGCCGCCGGTGCCTCCTCGCAGGCTGCCCGCAAGTGGTGGACGGGCGAGATCAGCCGCGTCGCGAACGCGCAGGACACCACGCCCGGTGACCTCGTCTCGCCGCAGCACGTCGCCGAGACCATCGCGCTCGTCGAGTCCGGTGATCTGACCGACCGCCTGGCGCGCCAGGTGCTCGAGGGTGTCATCGCGGGCGAGGGCTCCCCGGCGCAGGTCGTCGAGGCCCGTGGGCTGAAGGTCGTGTCGGACGACTCCGCGCTGACCGCTGCCGTGGACCAGGCACTCGCCGCCCAGCCGGACGTCCTCGCCAAGATCCGTGACGGCAAGGTCCAGGCAGCCGGCGCGGTCATCGGTGCCGTCATGAAGGCCATGCAGGGCCAGGCCGACGCCGCACGTGTCCGTGAGCTGGTGCTGGAGCGCGCGCAGCAGTCGTAG
- a CDS encoding type III polyketide synthase produces the protein MTATIRAIGTAVPDTTLDQGAVRDLFAGQPDLGRLGARIVPAAFDASAVEHRHTVIEELDASRPGGLFRQGTGALVSPSTGTRNDRYGELAPALFVAAARDAVERAGIAPDRVTHLVTVSCTGFTQPGPDIDVVDQLGLPAGVFRHHIGFMGCCAAFPALRIAAAFAEADPDAVVLVVCAELCTLHVRASDDPDQIVANSVFGDGAAAAVVTSGGSGLRIERFATATVPEGASEMAWNIGDEGFEMVLSTAVPKLVGVHVPAAVTALLGEGETFADLPVWAVHPGGRAILDRAQDALALPDGAVASSRAVLRDHGNMSSATVLFVLRDAVEQGLAPGSPVAAVAFGPGLTVESARLTAVEA, from the coding sequence GTGACCGCAACGATCCGCGCCATCGGGACCGCCGTCCCCGACACCACCCTCGACCAGGGTGCGGTGCGTGACCTGTTCGCCGGACAGCCGGACCTCGGTCGGTTGGGCGCGCGGATCGTCCCGGCGGCCTTCGACGCATCCGCCGTCGAGCACCGGCACACCGTCATCGAGGAGCTCGACGCCTCGCGGCCCGGCGGGCTGTTCCGGCAGGGCACCGGCGCGCTCGTGTCGCCGTCCACCGGCACGCGCAACGACCGCTACGGCGAGCTCGCCCCGGCGCTCTTCGTCGCAGCCGCTCGGGACGCCGTCGAGCGTGCCGGGATCGCGCCCGACCGGGTCACCCACCTGGTCACGGTCTCGTGCACGGGGTTCACGCAACCCGGGCCGGACATCGACGTCGTCGACCAGCTCGGGCTACCGGCCGGCGTGTTCCGCCACCACATCGGCTTCATGGGGTGCTGCGCGGCGTTCCCGGCGCTCCGGATCGCGGCGGCCTTCGCCGAGGCGGACCCCGACGCGGTCGTGCTGGTGGTCTGCGCCGAGCTCTGCACGCTGCACGTCCGCGCATCGGACGACCCGGACCAGATCGTCGCGAACAGCGTCTTCGGGGACGGTGCCGCGGCGGCGGTCGTGACCTCGGGTGGATCGGGCCTGCGCATCGAGCGCTTCGCCACCGCAACGGTGCCCGAGGGGGCGTCGGAGATGGCCTGGAACATCGGCGACGAGGGCTTCGAGATGGTGCTCTCGACCGCGGTCCCGAAGCTCGTCGGTGTGCACGTGCCCGCCGCCGTCACCGCGTTGCTCGGTGAGGGCGAGACCTTCGCCGACCTGCCGGTGTGGGCGGTCCACCCCGGCGGACGGGCGATCCTCGACCGCGCCCAGGACGCCCTCGCGCTGCCCGACGGCGCCGTCGCCTCCAGTCGCGCCGTGCTGCGGGACCACGGCAACATGTCCAGCGCGACGGTGCTGTTCGTGCTCCGGGACGCCGTCGAGCAGGGCCTCGCACCGGGATCCCCGGTCGCGGCCGTCGCGTTCGGACCCGGGCTGACGGTGGAGAGCGCGAGGCTCACGGCGGTCGAGGCGTGA